Proteins found in one Blastocatellia bacterium genomic segment:
- a CDS encoding FAD-dependent monooxygenase, which translates to MKINILGGGPAGLYFAILMKRLDPSHEITLIERDGPEDTFGWGIVFSDQTFAYLKDNDEPSFNEIMRACQTWDNVVVVHRDQPVTIRGNRFSGIARLAFLNILQTRCRALGVRLRFHTNVTDVASLAACDLLVGADGANSLVRRSYTEAFQPTVDWRKNRYIWLGTHQLFHGLTLTFREHEAGLFIAHSYKFNDTTSTFIVECGETTWANAGFENMSEAETCAYLAEVFRKDLNGHALLANDFVRWLNFPLIKNRQWHHRNVVLLGDALHTAHFSIGSGTKLALEDAIALARCFAEGRDTRATLAEFQRTRKPVIDAYQDAAFASLLMFENAEDDMHLDALPFAFQMMTRSKKIDYEKLRRRDPQFIAAYDAWRAASE; encoded by the coding sequence ATGAAGATCAATATTCTGGGCGGCGGCCCTGCCGGGCTTTACTTCGCTATTCTGATGAAGCGGCTCGACCCGTCGCATGAGATTACCCTTATCGAGCGCGACGGCCCCGAAGACACCTTCGGCTGGGGGATCGTCTTCTCGGATCAAACCTTCGCCTACCTGAAGGACAACGACGAGCCGTCGTTCAACGAGATCATGCGCGCCTGCCAGACATGGGATAATGTCGTCGTCGTTCACCGCGATCAGCCGGTGACGATTCGCGGCAACCGTTTCAGCGGCATCGCGCGGCTGGCGTTCCTCAACATCCTGCAAACCCGTTGCCGCGCCCTCGGCGTCCGTCTGCGCTTCCACACCAACGTCACCGACGTTGCATCGCTCGCGGCTTGCGACCTGCTGGTCGGCGCCGATGGCGCGAACAGTCTGGTGCGCCGCAGCTATACGGAAGCTTTTCAGCCGACCGTAGACTGGCGCAAAAACAGGTACATCTGGCTCGGCACACACCAGCTCTTTCACGGGTTGACGCTGACCTTCCGCGAGCACGAGGCCGGGCTGTTCATCGCCCACTCGTACAAGTTCAACGACACGACCAGCACGTTCATCGTCGAATGCGGCGAAACGACCTGGGCCAACGCCGGCTTTGAAAACATGAGCGAAGCCGAGACCTGCGCTTATCTCGCCGAAGTCTTCAGGAAAGACTTGAACGGCCACGCCTTGCTTGCGAACGACTTTGTGCGCTGGCTCAACTTCCCTCTGATCAAGAACCGGCAATGGCATCACCGCAACGTCGTGCTGTTGGGTGACGCGCTGCACACGGCGCATTTTTCCATCGGCTCGGGCACCAAGCTGGCGCTCGAAGATGCGATTGCCCTGGCCCGCTGTTTTGCCGAAGGCCGCGACACCAGGGCGACGCTCGCCGAATTTCAGCGCACCCGCAAGCCGGTGATCGATGCCTATCAGGACGCCGCTTTTGCCAGCCTGTTGATGTTCGAGAACGCCGAGGACGATATGCATCTCGATGCGCTACCGTTCGCCTTCCAGATGATGACGCGCAGCAAGAAGATCGATTATGAGAAGCTCCGCCGCCGCGACCCGCAGTTCATCGCCGCCTACGACGCATGGCGAGCGGCGTCAGAATGA